One genomic window of Actinoplanes lobatus includes the following:
- a CDS encoding helix-turn-helix domain-containing protein, translating into MTAYGDRLRELRHHAGLTMEQLAEASGVSVRAISDMERGHSRAPQPRTVAALATALGADPRGLAGLRPRRLHSHLGRAEPPRVTTGFVGRTAETERILRHAAGPAPVVLLHGQPGIGKTALAVHLAGRLRLPGGRIFLDLRGLDPVPIHPGEAARQLLSALGVGPRRIAGASGERCSQLRAELAGRRCLLILDNAADEAQVRPLLPGTGDGLTLITSRRMLGGLDDVRRTGLGPLTPDESATLLAAVTDRATGPAAARIADLCGHLPLALRIAGTRLAARPDWTAAHLAARLADPARRLALLSSGDTGVAATIGHSHAQLSGEGRALFRRIAHLPGPGFAAPAVGALTGAGPDDATDRLDELVEIGLLETVGHDRYRMPDLIRLYAAERLHAEETAAAREATRRRISAGRPAWSVAAEVGCIDVPTYG; encoded by the coding sequence ATGACGGCATACGGGGACCGGCTGCGGGAATTGCGCCATCACGCGGGACTGACGATGGAACAGCTCGCCGAGGCTTCCGGGGTGAGCGTCCGGGCGATCAGCGACATGGAACGCGGCCACAGCCGGGCGCCGCAACCACGGACCGTCGCCGCCCTGGCCACGGCCCTCGGCGCCGACCCGCGCGGTCTCGCCGGCCTGCGGCCACGGCGCCTGCACAGCCACCTCGGCCGCGCAGAGCCACCCCGGGTGACGACCGGGTTCGTGGGCCGGACGGCCGAGACCGAACGGATCCTGCGGCACGCCGCCGGCCCGGCGCCGGTCGTGCTGCTGCACGGCCAGCCCGGCATCGGCAAGACCGCCCTCGCCGTGCACCTGGCCGGGCGGCTGCGACTGCCCGGTGGCCGGATCTTCCTCGACCTGCGCGGCCTCGACCCGGTCCCGATCCACCCCGGGGAGGCGGCCCGGCAACTGCTGAGCGCCCTCGGCGTCGGTCCCCGCCGGATCGCCGGCGCCAGCGGCGAACGGTGCAGCCAGCTGCGCGCCGAACTGGCCGGCCGCCGCTGCCTGCTGATTCTCGACAACGCCGCCGACGAGGCCCAGGTACGCCCGCTGCTGCCCGGCACCGGCGACGGGCTGACCCTGATCACCAGCCGCCGCATGCTGGGCGGCCTCGACGACGTCCGGCGTACCGGCCTCGGCCCGCTCACCCCGGACGAGTCGGCCACCCTGCTGGCCGCCGTCACCGACCGCGCCACCGGGCCGGCCGCCGCCCGGATCGCCGACCTGTGCGGCCACCTGCCGCTCGCGCTGCGGATCGCCGGCACCCGGCTGGCCGCCCGCCCCGACTGGACGGCCGCCCACCTGGCCGCCCGGCTCGCCGACCCGGCCCGGCGGCTGGCCCTGCTCAGCAGCGGCGACACCGGCGTGGCGGCCACGATCGGCCACTCCCACGCCCAGCTGTCCGGCGAGGGCCGCGCCCTGTTCCGGCGGATCGCCCACCTGCCCGGCCCCGGGTTCGCCGCCCCGGCCGTCGGCGCCCTCACCGGCGCCGGACCCGACGACGCCACCGACCGGCTCGACGAACTCGTCGAGATCGGCCTGCTGGAGACCGTCGGCCACGACCGCTACCGGATGCCCGACCTGATCCGCCTGTACGCCGCCGAACGCCTGCACGCCGAGGAGACCGCCGCCGCCCGGGAGGCCACCCGCCGCAGGATTTCTGCCGGTCGTCCTGCCTGGTCGGTGGCCGCCGAGGTTGGTTGCATCGACGTACCGACGTACGGATGA
- a CDS encoding RICIN domain-containing protein has protein sequence MRKLLAAITTAILILLPGAPANAVGVTIANGTQLGGVHAHGGGVIKVGGYYYWFGENRNSDDTFYAVSVYRSTDLLNWEFRNNVLTRSSATELASAKIERPKVIYNASTGKYIMWMHKENATDYGEARAAVASSATIDGTYTYHGSFRPLNQYMSRDITIWEDGGTAYMISAADENRDLQIYRLTSDYLQIAALVGNFWDNATREAPAMFKRNGVYFLLTSGTSGWNPNQAKYATATSISGPWSGWTNVGDSTTFGSQPAYVLPVQGTSGTSYLYLGDRWAGAWGGPVNDSRYVWLPIAFPSNTSMSLSWYPTITVDAAAGTVTGNAATYYRITNRNSGKVMDVVSASMANSAEIKQYTWNSGGNQRFEFRDAGNGYFQIVALHSGKCLDVASASTADGANIVQYTCGNGTNQQWQWAATGSYYQLKARHSGKCLDVVSSNTADGADIQQYTCNSGTNQQWSRTTT, from the coding sequence ATGAGGAAGCTTCTCGCGGCGATCACGACCGCCATCCTGATTCTCCTGCCGGGCGCACCGGCCAACGCCGTCGGCGTCACGATCGCCAACGGCACCCAGCTAGGTGGCGTCCACGCCCACGGCGGTGGCGTCATCAAGGTCGGCGGCTACTACTACTGGTTCGGCGAGAACCGCAACTCCGACGACACCTTCTACGCGGTCAGCGTCTACCGCTCGACCGACCTGCTGAACTGGGAGTTCCGCAACAACGTCCTGACCCGGTCCTCCGCGACCGAGCTGGCATCAGCGAAGATCGAGCGCCCCAAGGTCATCTACAACGCGTCCACCGGCAAATACATCATGTGGATGCACAAGGAGAACGCCACCGACTACGGCGAGGCGCGGGCTGCGGTGGCCTCTTCGGCGACGATCGACGGCACCTACACCTATCACGGCAGCTTCCGGCCGCTCAACCAGTACATGTCCCGGGACATCACCATCTGGGAGGACGGCGGCACCGCCTACATGATCTCGGCGGCCGACGAGAACCGGGACCTCCAGATCTACCGCCTCACCAGCGATTATCTCCAGATCGCGGCGCTGGTCGGCAACTTCTGGGACAACGCGACCCGTGAGGCGCCGGCCATGTTCAAACGCAACGGCGTCTATTTCCTGCTCACCTCGGGCACGTCCGGCTGGAATCCGAACCAGGCGAAATACGCGACCGCCACGAGCATCAGCGGACCATGGTCCGGCTGGACGAACGTCGGCGACTCGACCACCTTCGGATCGCAGCCCGCCTACGTCCTCCCTGTTCAGGGCACGTCCGGCACCAGCTATCTGTATCTCGGCGACCGCTGGGCCGGCGCCTGGGGCGGCCCTGTCAACGATTCCCGTTACGTCTGGCTGCCGATCGCCTTCCCGTCGAACACGTCGATGTCGCTCTCCTGGTATCCCACGATCACCGTCGACGCGGCCGCCGGAACGGTCACCGGAAACGCGGCCACCTACTACCGGATCACGAACCGCAACAGCGGCAAGGTGATGGACGTGGTGAGCGCGTCGATGGCGAACAGCGCCGAGATCAAGCAGTACACCTGGAACAGCGGCGGAAATCAGCGCTTCGAATTCCGTGACGCCGGGAACGGGTATTTCCAGATCGTCGCCCTGCACAGCGGAAAATGCCTCGACGTGGCGTCGGCGTCCACCGCCGACGGCGCCAACATCGTCCAGTACACCTGCGGAAACGGCACCAACCAGCAGTGGCAGTGGGCCGCGACCGGCAGCTATTACCAGCTCAAGGCCCGGCACAGCGGCAAATGCCTGGACGTCGTCTCGTCCAACACCGCCGACGGCGCCGACATCCAGCAGTACACCTGCAATTCCGGCACCAACCAGCAATGGTCGAGAACAACTACATAA
- a CDS encoding phosphotransferase, with amino-acid sequence MSETELRGGNTVGAARIGDVVHKRAAPWTPTVHAVLRHLEAAGFDGAPRAHGFDAEGREMVTYLPGEVIGDRVPWPDWAFADKTLTQVGQWLRRLHDLTEDFRPPEGATWFAGGEMRPGMVVGHQDAAPYNAVMDGDRLAGFFDWDTSGPSSREFDLAFSALSWVPLYSPGAAHHLGFHHPEDRSRRLHLLLDAYGYTGDRATFGTVVVQRARRQSEVIRQMAASGDPAATALLPVADNLARSATEVESLPADFWHG; translated from the coding sequence GTGAGCGAAACGGAACTGCGCGGTGGGAACACCGTCGGAGCGGCGCGGATCGGCGATGTGGTGCACAAGCGGGCGGCACCGTGGACACCGACGGTGCACGCGGTGCTGCGCCATCTGGAGGCCGCCGGCTTCGACGGCGCCCCGCGGGCTCACGGTTTCGACGCCGAGGGTCGCGAGATGGTGACCTACCTGCCCGGCGAGGTGATCGGCGACCGCGTCCCGTGGCCGGACTGGGCGTTCGCCGACAAGACCCTGACCCAGGTCGGGCAGTGGCTGCGCCGCCTCCACGACCTGACCGAGGACTTCCGGCCGCCGGAGGGCGCGACCTGGTTCGCCGGTGGCGAGATGCGCCCCGGCATGGTGGTCGGCCATCAGGACGCGGCGCCGTACAACGCGGTGATGGACGGCGACCGGCTGGCCGGCTTCTTCGACTGGGACACCTCGGGCCCGTCGTCGCGCGAGTTCGACCTGGCGTTCTCCGCCCTCTCCTGGGTGCCGCTGTACTCCCCGGGCGCCGCCCACCACCTGGGCTTCCACCACCCCGAGGACCGTTCCCGCCGACTGCACCTGCTGCTGGACGCGTACGGCTACACCGGCGACCGCGCGACCTTCGGCACGGTGGTGGTCCAGCGCGCCCGCCGCCAGTCCGAGGTGATCCGCCAGATGGCCGCCTCCGGCGACCCGGCCGCCACCGCCCTCCTCCCGGTGGCCGACAACCTCGCCCGCTCCGCCACCGAGGTCGAGTCCCTCCCCGCCGACTTCTGGCACGGATGA
- a CDS encoding alpha/beta fold hydrolase has protein sequence MSPVSRRTVLAGTAAAATVAAVSAAAPATAGGTARIKPTIVLVHGAFADAAGWSGVLKRLIRAGYPVLAPANPLRGVDSDSAYLASVLATIAGPIVLVGHSYGGVVITNAATGNPNVKALVYVAAFAPDAGDTVLHLQTLHEGTKLTLDALDFRPYPGDHIDGYVKRDVFREVFAGDLSREEADLLWATQRPGDGSTLQTASGEPGWKTIPSYYLVARNDNLIPAAAQRFMAARAKARTVEVSASHVAHISQPRVLADLIEKAAR, from the coding sequence ATGTCTCCCGTTTCCCGACGGACCGTTCTGGCCGGCACCGCCGCGGCCGCCACCGTGGCCGCCGTCTCCGCCGCCGCCCCCGCGACGGCCGGCGGCACCGCCAGGATCAAGCCGACCATCGTCCTGGTGCACGGCGCGTTCGCCGACGCGGCCGGCTGGTCCGGCGTGCTCAAGCGCCTGATCCGCGCCGGCTACCCGGTGCTCGCCCCGGCCAACCCGCTGCGCGGCGTCGACTCCGACTCCGCCTACCTGGCCAGCGTCCTGGCCACCATCGCCGGGCCGATCGTGCTGGTCGGCCACTCCTACGGCGGTGTCGTCATCACCAACGCCGCCACCGGCAACCCGAACGTGAAAGCCCTGGTCTACGTGGCCGCGTTCGCGCCCGACGCCGGCGACACGGTCCTGCACCTGCAGACCCTCCACGAGGGCACCAAGCTCACCCTGGACGCGCTCGACTTCCGGCCCTACCCCGGCGACCACATCGACGGCTACGTCAAGCGCGACGTGTTCCGCGAGGTCTTCGCCGGCGACCTGTCCCGCGAGGAGGCCGACCTGCTGTGGGCCACCCAGCGCCCCGGCGACGGCAGTACCCTCCAGACCGCGTCCGGTGAACCCGGCTGGAAGACGATCCCGTCGTACTACCTGGTCGCCCGCAACGACAACCTGATCCCGGCGGCCGCCCAGCGGTTCATGGCGGCGCGCGCCAAGGCCCGTACCGTCGAGGTCTCCGCCTCGCACGTCGCCCACATCTCCCAGCCGCGCGTGCTGGCCGACCTCATCGAGAAGGCCGCTCGATGA
- a CDS encoding adenine nucleotide alpha hydrolase family protein — protein sequence MLRPSKVHGEGAVPARTWWFVKRVLDRRPAVLLAGRGRGVDHPSAAVNIAALVARVADVPGRRVLNAADPSAPDGRAISRLVAAHLGHFWEEVLLSHSCLGRHPFHRLPGIVLDTRAASALGYVPVGDLSAEIRWLVDHPPVSDPVGWFDYAAEDAWLRSR from the coding sequence GTGCTGCGGCCCTCCAAGGTCCATGGAGAGGGTGCCGTCCCGGCCCGGACCTGGTGGTTCGTCAAACGGGTGCTCGACCGCCGGCCCGCCGTGCTGCTCGCCGGCCGTGGCCGTGGCGTCGACCACCCGTCCGCCGCCGTGAACATCGCGGCACTCGTCGCCCGTGTCGCCGACGTTCCCGGCAGGCGCGTCCTCAACGCCGCCGACCCGTCCGCGCCCGACGGCCGCGCCATCTCCCGGCTCGTCGCGGCCCACCTCGGTCATTTCTGGGAGGAGGTGCTGCTTTCCCACTCGTGTCTGGGTCGCCACCCGTTCCATCGGCTGCCGGGGATCGTGCTGGACACCCGGGCGGCCTCTGCTCTGGGCTACGTGCCGGTGGGGGACCTCTCAGCCGAGATCCGGTGGCTGGTCGATCATCCGCCTGTCTCGGATCCGGTGGGCTGGTTCGACTACGCCGCCGAGGACGCCTGGTTGCGGTCGCGGTGA
- a CDS encoding NB-ARC domain-containing protein: MLEVLAAEAVRVMTPGVTAATGYGARRIWQLVRGRSSRPPSDRTALQAWILRRAREDETFAAQLAQELVAVDTVDAIAVLAPAMFADRTEIRERIQGPGLWVIAGARGSGKTALARQIAYDLRDRVNAYAEVDLGDFRDGESLRLIEVQQAVLRQLGVPHVDDTAPVVDDQYRRALRHRKFTLILDNVIGEREAAGLAYPWEHATVLVTTRVLSQDLRVWNTGDTIVLAGVDEDGAREILAARCDEAMLAAEPGATRELIRLCDGLPTVLAQAGARLARRRGRPDAVAEMVEQFAGATGPLVDDLIRRSVAELPVDGLESIVDHPGTDLTDAGVSALLGQPGEELVDALIDAALMFRGPGGRLSLLWSVRRAVRADDAGFLRFLGWFRDMAGAADLAMDPAGVTDRVRHGRLRRYPAPPELGWPERRLRPVDWLQNEAHVVLDLLREAHHRGHHVEVVQICGALEALLTVHGHHLVCLAANEWGIAGAEVLGWRPAVARLHAMQGRIQMLLGHLDRADVSLSTAETLVAALGDRQLESSVLEFRARWAQESARGGAAGRLTLAETSLRTAIAIDQELSDGRARGLHLRMLANVLVDAGRGGEALALLADVTAPAGDGRNLARLHLVRARAHLALRDAAAAAEDLRRARELTTDSGATQYELELADLRAQVALAYGDVEQARRWWGWVAYRHFLAGHPRQREFAARLNQLPPGP; encoded by the coding sequence ATGCTGGAGGTCCTGGCCGCCGAGGCCGTCCGCGTGATGACGCCAGGGGTCACCGCCGCCACCGGTTATGGGGCCCGGCGGATCTGGCAGCTGGTGCGTGGGCGGTCGTCACGGCCGCCGAGCGACCGGACCGCGTTGCAGGCGTGGATTCTGCGGCGGGCCCGCGAGGACGAGACGTTCGCGGCGCAGCTCGCCCAGGAGCTGGTCGCGGTCGACACGGTGGACGCGATCGCGGTGCTGGCGCCGGCGATGTTCGCGGACCGGACGGAGATCCGGGAGCGGATCCAGGGGCCAGGTTTGTGGGTGATCGCCGGGGCTCGCGGGTCCGGGAAGACGGCGCTGGCCCGCCAGATCGCCTACGACCTGCGGGATCGGGTGAACGCCTACGCCGAGGTGGATCTCGGCGACTTCCGCGACGGCGAGTCGCTGCGCCTCATCGAGGTGCAGCAGGCGGTGCTGCGGCAGCTCGGCGTGCCCCACGTCGACGACACCGCGCCCGTCGTCGACGACCAGTACCGGCGGGCGCTGCGGCACCGGAAGTTCACGCTGATCCTCGACAACGTGATCGGCGAACGCGAGGCCGCCGGACTGGCGTACCCCTGGGAGCACGCCACCGTCCTGGTCACCACCCGCGTGCTGAGCCAGGACCTTCGGGTCTGGAACACCGGCGACACGATCGTGCTCGCCGGCGTCGACGAGGACGGGGCACGGGAGATCCTGGCCGCCCGGTGCGACGAGGCGATGCTGGCTGCCGAGCCGGGGGCGACCAGGGAGCTGATCCGCTTGTGTGACGGGCTGCCGACCGTGCTGGCGCAGGCCGGGGCCCGGCTGGCCCGGCGGCGTGGACGGCCGGACGCGGTCGCGGAGATGGTCGAGCAGTTCGCGGGCGCCACCGGGCCGCTGGTGGACGACCTGATCCGGCGCAGTGTCGCGGAGCTACCGGTGGACGGGCTGGAGTCGATCGTCGACCACCCCGGCACGGACCTCACCGACGCGGGCGTGTCCGCGCTGCTCGGGCAGCCGGGTGAGGAACTCGTCGACGCGCTGATCGACGCGGCTCTCATGTTCCGCGGGCCGGGTGGCCGGCTGAGCCTGCTGTGGTCGGTCCGGCGTGCGGTGCGCGCGGACGACGCGGGCTTCCTGCGGTTCCTGGGCTGGTTCCGGGACATGGCCGGCGCCGCGGATCTGGCCATGGACCCGGCGGGAGTGACCGATCGGGTCCGGCACGGGCGGCTGCGGCGTTACCCGGCTCCGCCGGAGCTCGGCTGGCCGGAGCGACGACTGCGGCCGGTCGACTGGCTGCAGAACGAGGCGCACGTGGTGCTCGACCTGCTGCGGGAGGCCCACCATCGTGGGCATCACGTCGAGGTGGTGCAGATCTGCGGGGCCCTGGAAGCGCTGCTCACCGTCCATGGGCATCACCTGGTCTGCCTGGCCGCCAACGAGTGGGGGATCGCCGGCGCGGAGGTGCTCGGCTGGCGGCCCGCCGTCGCCCGGCTGCACGCGATGCAGGGGCGGATCCAGATGCTGCTCGGGCACCTCGACCGCGCCGACGTCTCGCTCAGCACCGCGGAGACCCTGGTGGCGGCGCTCGGGGACCGGCAGCTGGAGTCGTCGGTGCTGGAGTTCCGCGCACGGTGGGCGCAGGAGTCGGCGCGGGGCGGGGCCGCGGGGCGGCTCACCCTTGCCGAGACCAGCTTGCGTACGGCCATCGCGATCGACCAGGAGCTCAGTGACGGGCGGGCGCGGGGGCTGCACCTGCGAATGCTCGCCAACGTGCTCGTCGACGCGGGCCGGGGCGGGGAGGCGCTGGCTCTGCTCGCCGACGTCACCGCTCCGGCCGGGGACGGGCGCAACCTGGCGCGGCTGCATCTGGTGCGGGCCCGCGCTCACCTGGCGCTGCGGGACGCGGCGGCGGCTGCCGAGGATCTGCGCCGCGCCCGGGAGCTGACCACCGACAGCGGCGCCACCCAGTACGAACTGGAGCTGGCCGACCTGCGCGCCCAGGTGGCACTCGCGTACGGGGACGTGGAGCAGGCCCGGCGCTGGTGGGGCTGGGTCGCCTACCGGCATTTCCTGGCCGGGCATCCACGGCAGCGGGAGTTCGCGGCCCGGCTCAATCAGCTTCCGCCCGGACCGTGA
- a CDS encoding phosphotransferase → MSSSRGEQALPGGFIAGAVRVGDTVHKAPPKDPGFVHGLLRHLADWDGAPRFLGVDEHGRAMLEHLDGQVPWERGRPPEYVRSERNLRSVGRMIREFHDLTAGTTLAGEHEVVCHHDLSPKNTVYRGREPVAFIDWDDAAPGRRVQDVAHACWQYVGLGPDVPDPEDAGRLVWVVADGYRLGDADRSVLIDTVLWWQESCWRGILAGAEAGQAAMIRLCELGAADEVRAAFEWTRQHSARIRVAAGPPG, encoded by the coding sequence GTGAGTTCATCGAGGGGCGAGCAGGCGCTGCCGGGCGGGTTCATCGCCGGGGCGGTACGGGTGGGCGACACCGTGCACAAGGCGCCGCCGAAGGATCCCGGGTTCGTGCACGGGCTGCTGCGGCACCTTGCCGACTGGGATGGGGCGCCGCGATTCCTCGGCGTCGACGAGCACGGGCGGGCAATGCTCGAACACCTCGACGGACAGGTGCCCTGGGAGCGGGGACGGCCCCCGGAGTACGTCCGCTCGGAACGCAATCTGCGGTCCGTGGGGCGGATGATCCGGGAGTTTCACGATCTGACCGCCGGGACCACGCTGGCCGGGGAACACGAGGTGGTCTGCCACCACGATCTGTCGCCGAAGAACACCGTCTACCGCGGTCGGGAGCCGGTGGCGTTCATCGACTGGGACGACGCGGCGCCCGGCCGGCGGGTGCAGGACGTGGCGCACGCGTGCTGGCAGTACGTCGGGCTCGGGCCGGACGTGCCCGACCCGGAGGACGCGGGACGGCTGGTGTGGGTGGTGGCGGACGGCTACCGGCTGGGTGACGCGGACCGGTCGGTGCTGATCGACACCGTCCTGTGGTGGCAGGAGAGCTGCTGGCGGGGCATCCTCGCCGGGGCGGAGGCCGGGCAGGCGGCGATGATCCGGCTGTGTGAGCTGGGCGCCGCCGACGAGGTGCGGGCCGCCTTCGAGTGGACGCGACAGCACTCTGCGCGAATCCGGGTCGCGGCCGGGCCGCCGGGATGA
- a CDS encoding NUDIX hydrolase, protein MTEIDKIAWIHLVDGRVLSTRSRGRDVYYLPGGKRDPGETDMDTLIREIREELSVTIDPATARHLGTFRAQAHGHAAGVTVRMTCYSARHEGALHPDNEIEEIVWLTHADRPRVSPVDRLILDHLHTEGLLT, encoded by the coding sequence ATGACCGAAATCGACAAGATCGCCTGGATCCACCTGGTCGACGGCCGGGTGCTGAGCACGCGCTCCCGCGGCAGGGACGTCTACTACCTGCCCGGCGGCAAGCGCGACCCCGGCGAAACCGACATGGACACCCTGATCCGCGAGATCCGGGAGGAACTGAGCGTCACGATCGACCCGGCCACCGCCCGCCACCTGGGCACCTTCCGGGCCCAGGCGCACGGGCACGCGGCCGGCGTCACGGTCCGGATGACCTGCTACAGCGCCCGCCACGAGGGCGCCCTGCACCCCGACAACGAGATCGAGGAGATCGTCTGGCTGACCCACGCCGACCGCCCCCGCGTCTCCCCGGTCGACCGGCTGATCCTCGACCACCTCCACACCGAGGGCCTGCTCACCTAG
- a CDS encoding ATP-binding protein translates to MILGRRAELDTVAALLHKAADGGGGALVIRGEAGIGKSALLEHAVQRAAERGMRVLATAGVQAEVRIPYAGLHRLLRGAPDLADTVLNAPDTPPVRAAMILLGLLGEAPALVAVEDAQWLDEPSWAALAFVARRLAGAGLTELPLEPLGEQDSRDLLDRVAPELGAALATRVLAEAAGNPLGLVELGRAAARSGGAALLPSAIPLSTRVERTFTALVDELPPATRTLLLVAALNDGDDLDETVAAARRLHDGDLGPDDVEPAVATRLIRVDSRFRVRFRHPLLRSALQQAAPVLRRRRGHAALAGVVTDPERRTWHRAAGAPGPDEDLARELTEIAVRASERQAAGIAMAAFDQAVRLSANPQARGHRQLRTADLAVQQGDLPTAVRLFGEIREEDLSLGDQALLGLFREVVQGTGWTGEGRLSTFAEAVERMCRDGEAEAAVDVLAAISLRAYWSYPDPHLIERLLAAVENTPEPVSEVPLLLVQALLAPQDRAETCLRRLTAAAEIDQPAGDGHQLGMAAAAISACDLAVAFFTAAEVGLREQGRLAVLAQVLISHAMVAGNLGDVWTTLNAGAEGRRLAAEISPGGWVPTALLANGLAEALRGGEAEALRLADQAETMLLPAGRTPLLALVRQVRGVTALGAGRADEAFRELRRVFDPADVSYHPHTRPLLVAHLAEAAAGCGARAELRAIVDGLPDGPSPALAHGLGYARAVLADTDVAYQKALADDLTGWPFERARRQHAYGAWLRRRRRPADSRPLLRAAAAAFDALGATAWADRSRAELRASGETLRRPSAAERHLTPQETQIARLAADGLSNRDIAERLFLSPRTVTTHLSRIYPKLGIKSRAELARALA, encoded by the coding sequence ATGATCCTCGGGCGGCGGGCGGAACTGGACACTGTGGCGGCTCTGCTGCACAAGGCCGCCGACGGTGGTGGTGGCGCCCTGGTGATCCGCGGCGAGGCCGGCATCGGCAAGTCGGCGCTGCTGGAGCATGCCGTGCAGCGGGCGGCCGAGCGCGGGATGCGGGTGCTGGCCACCGCCGGGGTGCAGGCCGAGGTGCGGATCCCGTACGCGGGACTGCATCGCCTGCTGCGCGGCGCCCCCGATCTCGCGGACACCGTGCTGAACGCCCCGGACACCCCACCGGTCCGCGCCGCGATGATCCTTCTCGGACTTCTGGGTGAGGCCCCGGCGCTCGTGGCGGTGGAGGACGCGCAGTGGCTGGACGAGCCGAGCTGGGCGGCGCTGGCGTTCGTGGCGCGGCGGCTGGCCGGCGCCGGGCTGACCGAGCTGCCGCTGGAGCCGCTCGGCGAACAGGACTCGCGTGACCTGCTGGACCGGGTCGCCCCGGAGCTGGGCGCGGCGCTGGCCACCCGGGTCCTCGCCGAGGCCGCCGGAAACCCGCTCGGGCTGGTCGAGCTCGGGCGCGCGGCGGCCCGTTCCGGCGGCGCGGCGCTGCTGCCGTCGGCGATCCCGCTGAGCACCCGGGTGGAGCGGACGTTCACCGCGCTGGTCGACGAGCTGCCGCCGGCCACCCGGACGCTGCTGCTGGTCGCGGCGCTGAACGACGGCGACGACCTGGACGAGACGGTGGCCGCGGCCCGCCGCCTGCACGACGGCGACCTGGGCCCGGACGACGTGGAACCGGCGGTCGCCACCCGGCTGATCCGGGTCGACAGCCGGTTCCGGGTGCGGTTCCGGCATCCGCTGCTGCGGTCGGCGCTCCAGCAGGCCGCGCCGGTGCTGCGGCGACGGCGGGGGCACGCCGCGCTGGCCGGGGTGGTGACCGATCCGGAACGCCGGACCTGGCACCGGGCCGCCGGCGCCCCCGGCCCGGACGAGGACCTGGCCCGCGAGCTGACCGAGATCGCCGTCCGGGCGTCGGAACGGCAGGCGGCCGGGATCGCCATGGCCGCGTTCGACCAGGCTGTCCGCCTCAGCGCGAACCCGCAGGCCCGTGGGCACCGCCAGCTGCGGACCGCCGACCTCGCCGTCCAGCAGGGCGACCTGCCGACCGCGGTCCGCCTGTTCGGCGAGATCCGCGAGGAGGACCTGAGTCTCGGCGATCAGGCGCTGCTCGGCCTGTTCCGGGAGGTCGTCCAGGGCACCGGCTGGACCGGCGAAGGGCGGCTGTCCACCTTCGCCGAGGCGGTGGAGCGGATGTGCCGCGACGGCGAGGCGGAGGCGGCGGTCGACGTGCTCGCCGCGATCTCGTTGCGCGCCTACTGGTCCTATCCGGATCCGCACCTCATCGAGCGGCTGCTCGCCGCCGTGGAGAACACGCCCGAGCCGGTGTCCGAGGTGCCGTTGCTGCTCGTGCAGGCTCTGCTCGCGCCACAGGACCGCGCGGAGACGTGCCTGCGCCGGCTGACCGCGGCGGCCGAGATCGATCAGCCCGCCGGCGACGGCCATCAGCTGGGCATGGCGGCGGCCGCGATCAGCGCCTGCGACCTGGCCGTCGCGTTCTTCACCGCGGCCGAGGTGGGGTTGCGCGAACAGGGCCGCCTCGCGGTGCTCGCCCAGGTGCTGATCTCGCACGCGATGGTGGCCGGCAACCTGGGTGACGTGTGGACCACCCTGAATGCCGGGGCCGAGGGCCGACGGCTGGCGGCCGAGATCAGCCCCGGCGGGTGGGTGCCGACCGCCCTGCTCGCCAACGGTCTGGCCGAGGCGCTGCGCGGCGGCGAGGCGGAGGCGCTGCGGCTGGCCGACCAGGCCGAGACGATGCTGCTGCCGGCCGGCCGCACCCCACTGCTGGCGCTGGTCCGGCAGGTCCGCGGCGTCACCGCGCTCGGCGCCGGCCGCGCCGACGAGGCGTTCCGGGAACTGCGGCGGGTGTTCGACCCGGCCGACGTCTCCTACCACCCGCACACCCGGCCGCTGCTGGTCGCCCACCTGGCCGAGGCGGCCGCCGGCTGCGGGGCGCGGGCGGAGCTGCGGGCCATCGTGGACGGGCTGCCGGACGGGCCGTCGCCGGCGCTGGCGCACGGGCTCGGCTACGCGCGGGCGGTGCTCGCCGACACCGACGTGGCCTACCAGAAGGCGCTCGCCGACGACCTGACCGGGTGGCCGTTCGAGCGGGCGCGACGGCAGCACGCGTACGGGGCCTGGTTGCGCCGCCGCCGACGCCCCGCCGACTCCCGGCCGCTGCTGCGGGCCGCGGCCGCCGCCTTCGACGCGCTCGGCGCCACCGCCTGGGCCGACCGCTCCCGCGCCGAACTGCGCGCCTCCGGCGAGACCCTGCGCCGCCCGTCCGCCGCGGAGCGGCACCTCACCCCGCAGGAGACGCAGATCGCCCGGCTCGCCGCCGACGGGCTCAGCAACCGGGACATCGCCGAGCGGCTGTTCCTGTCCCCGCGGACGGTCACCACCCACCTGTCGCGCATCTACCCCAAGCTGGGCATCAAGTCCCGTGCCGAGCTGGCCCGCGCGCTTGCGTAG